One window of Quercus robur chromosome 12, dhQueRobu3.1, whole genome shotgun sequence genomic DNA carries:
- the LOC126707913 gene encoding protein P21-like, with translation MSLSKHLPIFFFLLITLLSALAHAARFDISNNCPFTVWAAAVPGGGGQLNPGESWPLDVNAGTAGARIWARTGCDFDDSGRGQCETGDCGGLLQCQAYGAPPNTLAEFGLNQWQNLDFFDISLVDGFNIPMEFSPTSGGCTNGIICAADINGQCPDELNAPGGCNNPCTVFRTDEYCCNSGNCGPTYYSNFFKDQCPSAYSYPQDDQTSLFTCDGGTNYKVVFCP, from the coding sequence ATGAGCCTCTCCAAACACCTacccattttcttcttcctcttaaTAACTCTTTTAAGTGCCTTAGCCCATGCAGCCAGATTTGATATAAGCAACAATTGTCCCTTCACAGTCTGGGCAGCAGCCGTGCCCGGTGGTGGCGGGCAGCTCAACCCAGGCGAGTCTTGGCCCCTTGACGTCAATGCTGGCACAGCAGGGGCCCGCATTTGGGCTCGAACTGGGTGCGATTTCGATGATTCTGGGCGTGGCCAATGTGAAACCGGTGACTGTGGTGGACTTCTTCAATGCCAAGCCTATGGTGCACCTCCAAACACCCTTGCGGAATTTGGGCTAAACCAATGGCAAAACTTGGATTTCTTTGACATCTCTCTTGTTGATGGGTTTAATATTCCTATGGAATTTAGTCCCACCTCCGGTGGGTGCACCAATGGAATAATATGCGCCGCTGATATCAATGGACAGTGCCCAGATGAATTGAATGCTCCTGGTGGGTGTAACAATCCTTGTACTGTATTCAGGACCGATGAATATTGTTGCAATTCTGGAAACTGTGGACCTACATATTATTCCAATTTTTTCAAGGATCAGTGCCCGAGTGCTTACAGTTACCCTCAGGATGATCAAACAAGCTTATTTACTTGCGATGGTGGGACTAACTATAAGGTGGTGTTCTGCCCTTAA